taattattatcgttaattatattttctagtcGCGTGAACAAGAAAAATACACACTCAAACCGAAGATGAGGAAGCCTAGAATGCGATTTGCAGTGGAAATGATTGTGGAAATTTACGATTCGGGTATTGTAGGCGTGATAATCGGATGGAGggaaagaaaagattttaacccgagagaaataaatattctatctgCGCGGTATTACTTAGTGTTTTGCGAGAGCATGAACATACTTGGTGTTCCTGAAGGTACAAACaaactatattaaataaattatattatagtgtGAATGATATATTTCctgtacatataataaacctcgcgtgcatttttttatttcagaggGGGTAAGGAAGGTAGATACACCGGAACCTTTCAATACCTGCGCAGTCggaacatatatttttctgcatttaaAAACACATATTACGTACCAAATAAAAGGCTGGCAGATGAGTATGGCAgagaagatatattatttttatctaatgAATTGTAGCGACagcttttttattgttatgttttattgttattgtttgaGGATGAGCGGAATGAATATagttttgaagagaattttaGTAAAATCCTAATTTCTCACGAAATAATCTCAGTCCTTCGCAAGGACTCAGTACATTCGGTATTTGTCTGAGCaggggaaaatatttttctctaatgTTCGGCAAACATCGGTCGAAGCGGCTCGCGTTGCCATATATGGGCATGTCGAATCGTCGTTCGAGCAACTCGGGCGAATAACGAGATAGTTTGGAAGaccaaatgaagaaaatactGCGGCAAAAACCGAATCAGTTGTCTCACGATTCTAGTCGAAGAAAGTCTTCTTCTCTAGCTCgtaattttctctttgttcGGTTCACCTCACGAGTGCCGTGTAACCGAGTCTCGTTCGAACGACCATTCGACGCCTGGTTTTATTAAATCGGGTTCTCTGCGTTAACCACTATTAAACTGAGACGACAAATACAGATTCAATTTCACTGAATCGCAACCTTTACTTTCTTTGGTGTGTTGTGTCTAATCCTGCCGTCAAATCCTTATCGAAGACTTCCGAGTCTCGAGTGCACGATTCTCGCGCTCAGCGCTGGGCGTCGTCAGTGAATCTCGAACAGTTATATTCAAGATGTAAGAtgtattctaaatatattaccatctttctatatataaatattgtcgagtataaaactatattttataaaataaaaatcaaaaacagTTGAACGTTATTACACCTTTACCTTGACAAAACCCAGTGAGATCTATcgaaatatgattttattattttactttgcgACATAGATGAGTTATTGTTTGAAATTGCCTTCATTTTATTGGTTTTTGCTACTGATTGCCCAAGGAGGAATTGCAATCGCAGAAGTAATTGCAGCTGCAGCCCTGAGCCGCTAGTGTGGTAGGGCTTGCTCTTTTTGCACCCTTCACCATTGCACAGGCGAACATTCGAATCCCGCCGATGGCAGGCTTCGttttttttgttacaattaATCTAGAAGATATAATACATCGACATCGTTGACATACTCCGTCCAGTACTGTTGGAGGGTGGACACTTATTAACTTGCACTCTCGTTATACActtttagatatatatttgaatacaaacttgcaaattaaatacaaaatatatgtgcGCTTATGTAACACGCGACTCGCTAAAAGGGCTGGTAAGGCGTCATGtgtataaaagaaaagtagtGCCAACGCTCAATGTATCCTTGCGCCTGATACTCAACGATCGCTACCCTGCTTTATCAATAAACTATATAGATACATGGGCAATACTCTCAAGTACTATATGtcgatgatatataataaatacttttttccttactataaaatttttgttatattctgTGTTTTTTTGTTATAGTCCGCTTTTCTGTGtacaattaaagaaatttcagGCTGTTTGaatgtaaaacaaaataaaaaaacaaaaaacacaGTTTTACAGTCATctgggggtctattacgtatctctaaCGTGAGTGAACATGCAAAAAGTGAACAAATTTACtagcatatttataatttgattggtcaacacctagtgaatttgctcacttttcCCATTTTCACTCACatagagatacgtaatagactcCCTGATTATATTTTCCACAAAGTATAAATGTTATGTTGTTTCACGGACTTTATACGTCCCTGAAAAGTTAGCCAATCACTGCAGTGATGCCAAATTCTGGGTACAGTACCATGGAGGGGATAATAGTGCAGATGATTCTCGTAAAGCACACAAGCTCTGCTCATTTTATCCCGAGCACTCACTCTGCTAAGTAGTGTTTCATCCGATTTCAAATACTTGAGCGACAAACCGATTCAATTAGTTCTACAACGAAACATATAGAAAGTTTGTACAagtatcatataatatattcatttatattgcttttcATATATTGTTTTCCATAATGATTACGATAACGGACCTACCCGAAGAAATGGTACAGACAATTCTGAACTGTAACATTATCAGTTTCCAAGATATTGTAAATTTCTTCTCCACGTGCAAGCATTTCTATCAAATGATCAACGACGAAAATACATTCTGGCGacggaaattttataaaaggtattatctatttttttgtattatattttcttatttttcttttcttcttttcttctattttctcttttgtcCTCATTTAAAATAGTTCCGCCGTTGTGATTGATTGTAAGTATTGATGATACATAAATTACACATGCGCGTATACTTTACGACTGTATAGTAAATTATATCATGCATTTATGAcactaatttttaataaatatcaaatattagtACAGTTTGTTCCGCCAGGAAAATTCAcagtaacaattttttttgACGACACCACTGGCAACTTTATTAAAACGtcgttttttcttaattttaatatagttGCCAGTGGtgtcataaaaaaaattgtttaataaatatgtaaataaatattttttttgctGCTTTATTCCTCTTACAAAGTCCACGTTATTCAAACAGCTTAGAATCGAATTTCTTTGCGACCACGTGTCTTTACGACCACGTGTCGATATGACCACGTGTCTATACGTGTATATACTATGTAGTACTGTGCCTATTGTAAGCGACCGATCAGTGTTTCTCATCCTAGACATAAGGGGCTTAGTGGACTATACGCATGCGCGTATACTTTATGACTATCTATTATACAATACGTTTCACTTGTTGCTGCTCAAAAACGTTTTagagttttattttacacgttATTGGCAAAATTAAGTATACCCTGTTCTTACATTATTATTCCAGTTGGCCTGGTTTGAAAAACATTTGTAAAGAAGAGGAGCACAAAGAATATCTAGACTTTAAGGAAGTAGTAAGAGCACAATTAAACTGTAGAAAAGAATTGCGCCTTTTTTTAACGAAACTGAGCGaaaagcattattattgcttttATGAATCTTTGTTGAGTGAAGATATTACTTGGCGCATGTGGTTGGACGAGTATCGTTATCGGAGCCACTCGAAAAAAGTATTTGTCGAGGAGAAAGAGCTTGATGCATTAATGCATTCTAATAAAGTGACACAtcacttatattattatttacttatggATGAGTTAAGAAGTTTATATAAACGATCACAGAGGTGAGATTCAATCaatgatgaatatttttaaaagtttctatggataattaagtaatactataacgtatatgttaaaaagataaaatacttattgcacaattaatatacaaaatgttttaatttttagtgaACATAGGACTGATctcacatatatttattatggaaAAGAGCTTCTGCCACATGTGAGGCATTATTATCTAAAACCCATGTGGCATGAATTTATGAATCGTCCTATTAAGCAGCAGATATTGGAAGAGGCGGCAACTCTTGTTGCACAATGGTTCCAACCGGAGCAACATATCTCTTACTCGTATGTAACAACGGAGCTGGAGAATATTGCACAACAAGTGATGGAGCGTCTTGAAGTTGTGAATCCTCAGCATCAAATATTCTCGGTATCTTGTGAACAGATCTCGTCTTGGAAATCCAATAATATCGATAAAGATGAATGGAACAAGAGTGATGCAAGagagattttatatattctttccgAGATATTATTCCAGAAACAAAAGTTCCAAGGAATTAGAACTTTTGGGAATACAGATTTCCTTCAAAACTACTTATGTATAAATTACGTAAGTTATAGCTTATAATACATTAGAATCAGATTATGTATAgcttcatattattttttaaacgttaATATCTTTGTCTCTTAAATTGCGACAGGTTTTAAAAGAAAAGTGTGGTTATATTGTTCTATTGGTAATCGTATTCCAGGCTGTTGCCAGAAGACTTGGGGTATGCTGTAAACTATTGTCTTTTCCTGTACCTGAAGTTTTGAGGGAAGATTATTGGTTATTGCAGTGGAAGCCAAAATGGttaaactaatttttatttggattAATTACATCtttcttaaattttcatttttttcgaacttatatatatttttccattttattttattgcagtaaTGTAACAAATCCTGATGATGAGTTTTTGTATATCGATGTCTTACACGGTggaatcatttttaataaaaataactggTCCAGAATTTGTGAGGTTGCACAATGTTCCATAAGTTCTGATGGATATTGCAGAATAAATTCCGTAGaggtaattatgtataaaatatcatatctattaaatgaaacaagaattcataaaattaacgATTCAAATATAAGTAGTCACAAACACATGCAATTTGGtatagatttattaaatctctGATACATCAAATTCGTTCATAATTCAGAAAAACAATGTTttgttttcaataattttagttttatttatgaatatgatgTTCGTTTTAGCTGACAGCATATTTGAGTTGCTGTTTTACTGCAGCAAACGATTTTGTTGATTCTGTTTATCATCACATAAACTGGAAGAATGAAGTTTGTTGGTTTTCGGAGCTTCTAGATCTCTTAAAACAAAAAGGAATATATATGACGATGGTAAATTCTGATACGTGGAGACCAAATTATGGAATACTTGTTACTTTTTGTAAGTTGCTACAGGTAcgtcaataaatttataactaaagaaaagaaaggaaaataaaatttctgcagttttctcatttttcttttgcatAAGATTAATTCAtgtttattgattaatatatttttgcatgatGAAAATGTCTCCATATAATAATGAACACTTTATTTAGTCTTTTacataaatcttttcattacAAGTATTGATATGTTTTGAAGTAAGCATATTATCACATATTTgtcaagatatttataaactaTCTGCTGGAAGAAAAGTTTTCTAAACAAATTTCGTGTTTTTACATATGTGCAGACTGAATCCATTATTATACGCAATCCAAGCAGATGCATCGATTTTGCACGAGATATAGTAATAACCAAGAGCAGATCTGGGGTACGTGTGTGTGCGGgctcgtgcgtgcgcgcgcgcgcgtgtgtgtgattTATAAAGATTCTACACCATGTGTACATAAAGAAACATAAGCAGAATATTCTGcgaataattatgttattttagttattttacGTCACGATGACATTCTGAAAAAGATGATCtccttatataatataatacaagaggaaaaggaagcataaatgtataaaaatgtagaaatgtAGATTCTAATCTTGATTGTGCATTAAATTTGAGCAGCTCGCGAGCGTTACTGACGATGGAAAccgctattattatatacttatgtAGACCCCACAAGTCGTTTACTCCAATTTACCTCCTTTCAAAAGATCATCTCTTTTGGAAATGTGTTTGAAGTTACAACAGAAACAGATTACTACAAATTACcagaaagatataattatttcgtatCATTACTTTTCACTTTCTAGTCATATGAAGAACAATTCGCGCCCGAACCGAAAAAGAGGACACCAGAAATGAGATTCGCGGTTGGTATGATCGTGAAAAATGTCGAGTTGGATCTGACGGGCGTGATAATCGGATGGCTGGACACAAAACCTTGGCAAATGTATCCTGATTCGCCAGACGGATGTTATTACATAGTTCTTTGCGAAGACTTGCCACATGAATTTCAAGGTATAAACACAcactgtattatataaattgtgttATTCCGAGTTATGTATATTtactatatacagggtgtttttAAAAGGTCTGGTCAAACTTTAACCACAGATGTTACGTAtcaaaacaaagcaaaatGTCCATATAAACATGGGTCCGGAAATGCTCCCCTTCTGAGATAACACAAGATAAAGTCACTTCATAGGCTTCTTTGGCTCAATTACTgtagtaatgttttttttgtttcgtcgCGGAGAAAACCTGCGCCAAGTTCGATCCCGGCCTTGGGGCAGCGGGGGATATGGGGATTGTTACCACTCTAAAAATCCCATCGTCGCCTGCCTCGAGTGAGTGGCGGAGGGACACCGGAATCTCTCACGAAAACGCCGTGAACTCCGTCCTCGCCTACGGGGAGGACGCCCAGTTGCGCACAGAATAAATCGGACACAACAGGTTTAGTGAAGGGTGTATATTACTTGGACACAGTTCAattggacacgttgcaaatggacaccgttcacttggacaccgtgcagttggacaccgtgcagttggacaccgttaacttgcacaccgtgcagttggacacagaaaaatgcacaccgttcacttggacacagaaaaatgcaaactGTGCAGTTGGACACGAAAAGATGGACATAGTTTGtttgtttgcgcgcgcgcgcgcacacacacacacacacacacacacatcgaAGGGGGGGGAtggaaaacgctttttttcatgtctttccGTGTCGAAATAAATGGTGTCCAACTGCACAGTTTGCAGTTTTCTGTGTCCAACTGCACagtttgcatttttctgtgtctAACTGCACagtttgcatttttctgtgtccaaTTGCACagtttgcatttttctgtgtccaactgcacggtgtgcaagttaacggtgtccaaccgcacggtgtccaagtgcacggtgtccaagtgaacggtgtccaagtgaacggtatGCAATTTTCGG
The Ooceraea biroi isolate clonal line C1 chromosome 12, Obir_v5.4, whole genome shotgun sequence DNA segment above includes these coding regions:
- the LOC105280358 gene encoding uncharacterized protein LOC105280358, encoding MITITDLPEEMVQTILNCNIISFQDIVNFFSTCKHFYQMINDENTFWRRKFYKRYYLFFCIIFSYFSFLLFFYFLFCPHLKYWPGLKNICKEEEHKEYLDFKEVVRAQLNCRKELRLFLTKLSEKHYYCFYESLLSEDITWRMWLDEYRYRSHSKKVFVEEKELDALMHSNKVTHHLYYYLLMDELRSLYKRSQSEHRTDLTYIYYGKELLPHVRHYYLKPMWHEFMNRPIKQQILEEAATLVAQWFQPEQHISYSYVTTELENIAQQVMERLEVVNPQHQIFSVSCEQISSWKSNNIDKDEWNKSDAREILYILSEILFQKQKFQGIRTFGNTDFLQNYLCINYVSYSL